The Cetobacterium somerae ATCC BAA-474 genome contains a region encoding:
- a CDS encoding cell division protein FtsX: MERRKGARTFIALTLSFIIFNIFISLSSNSYFIGKILKSDYFFTIELQNDNSKEKLQEFEKFLIENENVKGTRFLSKEEAFRNLQKELEIVIPKSENPLPNSIIVYFKDEKNLHAIQELLDVNPMVREIYIDSQFLQNTQRKISAANMSLFICLALSLGMYYPITTILRGVIIRDYMIFAIKAPQNRKNFSVARNKNLIPFFGSALVGGMIFFNIYVILREKYQQILSTLILQSFKQIIVIEIVATLILLFLAWKSTGKLKKDEV; encoded by the coding sequence ATGGAAAGAAGAAAAGGGGCAAGAACATTTATAGCATTGACATTAAGTTTTATTATATTTAATATATTTATTTCATTATCTTCTAATAGCTACTTTATTGGGAAAATATTAAAGAGTGATTATTTTTTTACTATTGAGTTACAAAATGATAACTCAAAAGAGAAACTACAAGAGTTTGAAAAGTTTCTTATAGAAAATGAAAATGTTAAGGGAACAAGATTTTTATCGAAAGAGGAAGCTTTTAGAAATTTACAAAAAGAATTGGAAATAGTTATACCTAAAAGCGAAAATCCACTACCGAATTCAATAATTGTATATTTTAAAGATGAAAAAAACCTTCATGCCATCCAAGAGTTGCTAGATGTAAATCCGATGGTAAGAGAGATATATATAGATAGTCAATTTTTGCAAAATACTCAAAGAAAAATTAGTGCTGCAAATATGTCATTATTTATTTGTTTGGCGTTATCACTAGGAATGTATTATCCAATAACAACTATTTTAAGAGGCGTTATAATTAGAGATTATATGATTTTTGCAATAAAAGCTCCTCAAAATAGGAAAAATTTTTCTGTAGCTAGAAATAAAAATTTAATACCATTTTTTGGAAGTGCTTTAGTTGGAGGTATGATATTTTTTAATATATACGTTATTCTTAGAGAGAAATATCAGCAAATTTTATCAACATTAATACTTCAAAGTTTTAAACAAATTATAGTAATTGAAATTGTAGCAACATTAATACTTCTGTTTTTAGCTTGGAAATCAACAGGTAAGCTAAAAAAAGATGAGGTTTAA
- a CDS encoding transketolase family protein — protein MMKKSTRQAYGEALVELGRQNNNIVVLDADLTKSTKTNLFQEAFPERHINVGIAEADLIGTAAGLATCGKIPFASTFAMFAAGRAFEQIRNTVAYPKLNVKIAPTHAGISVGEDGGSHQSVEDISLMRSIPGMVVLSPADATETKKMIFAAAEYNGPVYIRMGRLDVPVLFDDSYDFQIGVANTIKEGTDVTILATGLMTARALEAAEKLQAEGVSVRVINVGTIKPLDGETVLKAAQETKFIVTAEEHSVIGGLGSAVSEFLSETHPTLVKKVGIYDVFGQSGKAEELLEKYELTATKLISVIKENL, from the coding sequence ATAATGAAAAAATCTACAAGACAGGCTTACGGAGAAGCATTAGTAGAGCTTGGAAGACAAAATAATAATATAGTTGTTTTAGATGCAGACTTAACAAAATCAACAAAAACAAATCTATTTCAAGAGGCATTCCCAGAAAGACATATAAACGTTGGAATAGCTGAAGCAGATTTAATTGGAACAGCAGCTGGACTTGCTACATGTGGAAAAATACCATTTGCTTCTACTTTTGCGATGTTTGCAGCAGGAAGAGCATTTGAGCAAATAAGAAATACAGTAGCTTATCCAAAGTTAAATGTAAAAATAGCTCCAACGCATGCAGGAATTTCAGTAGGAGAAGATGGAGGATCGCACCAATCAGTTGAAGATATCTCTTTAATGAGAAGTATTCCGGGAATGGTAGTATTATCACCAGCAGATGCTACAGAAACTAAAAAAATGATATTTGCAGCAGCAGAGTATAATGGACCAGTATATATAAGAATGGGAAGATTAGATGTGCCAGTATTATTTGATGATTCATATGATTTTCAAATAGGGGTAGCAAATACTATAAAAGAAGGAACTGATGTTACAATATTAGCAACAGGACTTATGACAGCAAGAGCTTTAGAAGCAGCAGAAAAGCTACAAGCTGAAGGAGTTTCAGTAAGAGTAATAAATGTAGGAACAATAAAACCTTTAGATGGAGAGACAGTTCTAAAAGCTGCTCAAGAAACAAAATTTATTGTAACAGCTGAAGAGCATTCTGTAATAGGTGGACTTGGATCAGCAGTATCAGAGTTCTTATCAGAGACGCATCCAACATTAGTTAAAAAAGTTGGAATCTATGATGTGTTTGGTCAAAGTGGAAAAGCTGAAGAATTATTAGAAAAGTATGAATTAACGGCAACGAAATTAATATCAGTGATAAAAGAAAACTTATAG